CGGAGGCGATTTCATTCCTGGGGAGGAGTACGCGCATCAGCGGGGCACCGACCCTGACTTTCCCATGAAATGGACGGGCAGGAGGTGCAACCGGCCCTGCCTGGTGTATAATCACCCGTAGGTGCCGGGGAAGCGGGTCCGGCCGGACGGAGTGGCGATGGCGATTCTGAAGGTGGCACACCTCGGACACCCGATCCTGCGGCGGCGGGCCGCCTCCGTCCCCAAGGACACCCTTCGCTCCCGGGACTTCCAGCGGTTCGTGGATGACCTCATCGAGACCATGCGGGAGTACGCGGGGGTCGGGTTGGCCGCACCCCAGGTCCACGAGGGGCTCCAGGTCTTCGCCGTCGAAGCCCAGAAGGGCGAGGAGGGGAAGCCCGGGGTCCCCCTTACGGTGCTGGTCAACCCGGTGGTGACCCCTCTGGGGGACGCCATGGGCGAGGACTGGGAAGGGTGCCTGAGCATCCCGGGGTTGCGGGGGAGGGTCTCCCGGCACCGGGAGGTCCGGGTCGAGGCCCTCGACCGGCGGGGAGAGCGCCTGGACTTCACGGCCACCGACTTCTTCGCGCGGGTGATCCAGCACGAGTACGACCACATCCAGGGCATCGTCTTCCTGGACCGGATGAAGAGTTTGGAGACCCTCACCTACCTGGAAGAGTACGCCCGGTACTGGGCGGAGCAGTAGCGCCGCCCCCCGCCGACCGGACGCCCCGACGGAGCGCAGGCATGCCGGACGATCTACCCCGCGAGACGGTGCTCGCCTTCATCCCGGATCTGTTTTTCTCGACCAAGGTGGGAGCCATCTGCGCCGGCCTGGGGCGGCCCCTGGTCGTGGCCCGGACGGAGGCGGACCTGATGGCCAAGGTGGCGGGGGTCGGACCCGGCGTCCTCCTCGTGGACCTGACGGCGCCGGCGGCGGAGGGGGTGCTCGCCCGCCTGCGCGAGGGCGCGACGGCCGATCTTCCCCTGCTGGGCTATACCACCCACGCCGACTGGAAGCGGACGAAGCCGCTGCACGATCGCTGCAACCGGGTTATCACCAAGGACGACATCGCCGCCAACTTCGCGGGGGAGCTGGAGCAAGTTACCCGGGCGCGCGGCGCCGGCGGGAGCGGGAAGTGATGGACCGGCACTCGCCGCTCACGGCAATCCTGAGTCCTGCCGCCTTCACCGAGGTGGCCGGGGTCCGGCTTCCCGAGCACTTCGGCGACCCTGCGGCCGAGTACCGGGCGCTGCGCGAGGCGGCCGGCCTTCTGGATCGGACCACGGCGGGTCTCCTCCGATTGACGGGGGCCGACCGTGTCCGGTTCCTGAACGGGATGATCACGAACGACGTGAACGGTCTCGCCCCGGGCGGCGGGCTGTACGCCGCCCTCTGCTCCCCTCAGGGAAAGGTCCTGGGGGATCTCCGGGTGCTGGCCCTGGACGACACCCTGCTGTTGCTGTGCGAGGCCTCCTGCCGCGCCCGCGTGGCCCAGACCCTCGAGCGGTTCATCATCGCCGACGACG
Above is a genomic segment from Candidatus Methylomirabilis sp. containing:
- the def gene encoding peptide deformylase — protein: MPGKRVRPDGVAMAILKVAHLGHPILRRRAASVPKDTLRSRDFQRFVDDLIETMREYAGVGLAAPQVHEGLQVFAVEAQKGEEGKPGVPLTVLVNPVVTPLGDAMGEDWEGCLSIPGLRGRVSRHREVRVEALDRRGERLDFTATDFFARVIQHEYDHIQGIVFLDRMKSLETLTYLEEYARYWAEQ